A stretch of the Papaver somniferum cultivar HN1 chromosome 6, ASM357369v1, whole genome shotgun sequence genome encodes the following:
- the LOC113290851 gene encoding uncharacterized protein LOC113290851 has product MALYLDRMRKLVNEFDQFSIVQRPRLENRHANALAYLSSAVDTDTTRFVAVDFQKLPSIPDNHFVLALEHASGGDRVTTSAQEGSENTDSNMDVDSLVIDDSGNPVENVSDWRQPYIRYLITSELPEDEKLASKVKKNAWRYSMIEGQLYRKPVALESFLRCVSAEEGQRILAEDHEGICGNHSGGRSLAHRILTQGYFWPYMQKDAKEYAQKYVPYQEHALISKRPANELHPVFSPWPFDKYDVKRFIWENIVCRFGIPHELVLDNGKQFDSGVIKEFYENLNIHHKFSTPYYAQINGQAEVTNRVIMDNLKKRLEKAKGKWTEEFPGVLWSYRTTPKRSTGFSTFTLAYGTEVVIPTEVHLKTTTTRVVTSGSNDNIMALDKEQLEEQKETALQQLVRYQQEIKLIYDHKVRERSFKPG; this is encoded by the exons ATGGCCTTATATTTGGATCGTATGAGAAAGCTGGTAAACGAATTCGACCAGTTCTCTATCGTGCAGCGACCACGGTTGGAGAACAGGCACGCAAACGCTTTAGCATATCTGTCTTCTGCAGTCGATACTGATACCACCCGTTTTGTTGCAGTAGATTTCCAAAAGTTACCTAGCATCCCCGACAACCACTTTGTTCTGGCTCTCGAACACGCTAGTGGGGGCGATAGGGTAACTACATCAGCACAGGAAGGTAGCGAAAACACTGACAGCAATATGGATGTTGACAGTCTAGTGATAGACGATTCAGGCAATCCTGTTGAAAACGTTTCAGACTGGCGTCAACCTTATATACGGTATTTGATAACCAGTGAACTCCCAGAAGATGAGAAACTCGCTTCAAAGGTGAAAAAGAATGCGTGGAGATATTCAATGATCGAGGGACAGTTATACCGCAAACCTGTAGCTTTGGAGTCATTTTTGCGATGCGTATCAGCCGAAGAAGGACAACGGATATTGGCGGAGGAtcatgaaggaatatgtggcaaCCATTCTGGGGGGCGCAGTCTCGCCCACAGGATACTTACCCAGGGGTacttctggccatacatgcaGAAAGATGCTAAAGAATACGCGCAGAAATATGTACCATACCAAGAGCACGCTCTAATTTCTAAAAGGCCCGCCAACGAATTGCATCCAGTTTTTAGTCCCTGGCCATTCGATAA ATACGACGTAAAAAGGTTTATATGGGAGAATATCGTTTGCAGATTTGGAATACCACACGAGCTGGTGTTAGACAATGGAAAGCAGTTCGATTCCGGAGTGATCAAAGAATTCTATGAGAACCTGAACATTCACCATAAATTTTCTACTCCATATTATGCTCAAATCAATGGGCAGGCAGAAGTAACAAATCGTGTTATTATGGACAATCTCAAGAAAAGGCTAGAAAAGGCGAAGGGAAAGTGGACAGAGGAGTTCCCTGGAGTCTTATGGTCTTACCGAACGACCCCGAAAAGATCCACTGGATTCTCCACATTCACACTGGCTTATGGAACAGAGGTCGTCATACCCACCGAGGTACATCTTAAGACTACCACGACTCGTGTTGTCACATCTGGAAGCAACGACAACATAATGGCTTTGGATAAAGAGCAGCTGGAAGAGCAAAAAGAAACAGCCTTACAGCAGTTGGTTCGATACCAGCAGGAAATCAAGCTGATCTATGATCATAAAGTCAGAGAACGGTCATTCAAACCAGGATAA